Below is a genomic region from Neorhizobium galegae.
GTGAAATATTTCCCCTTGTAGGTAGAGAAATAGGCCTCGATGAAGCGGTCATGGTCGCCGTAGAGCGTGCGCATCATGCCCGGCCACGCGTCGGTGATGCAGAGATTGCCGTCGGCCGCGCCTTCCAGCACCTTGCCCTCGTTGTCGACCAGTTCCGGCTTCACGCCGAAGAACGGCTTGGTCGCCGAACCCGGCTTCAGGTCGGTGGCGCCCGGGAGCGGGGTGATCATGTGACCACCGGTTTCCGTCTGCCACCAGGTATCGACGACCGGGCAGCGCTTGTCGCCCACCACGTTGTAATACCATTCCCAGGCTTCCGGATTGATCGGCTCGCCGACCGTACCGAGCAGGCGCAGGCTTTCCCGCGAGGAGCGCTTCACGAATTCGTCGCCGGCACCCATCAGCGAGCGGATTGCCGTCGGCGCGGTATAGAAGATGTTGACCTTGTGCTTGTCGATGATTTCCCAGAAACGGCCCTGGTCGGGGAAGTTCGGCACGCCTTCGAACATCAGCGAGGTGGCGCAGTTCGCAAGCGGCCCGTAGACGATGTAGGAATGGCCGGTGACCCAGCCCACATCCGCCGTGCACCAGTAGATGTCGCCGTCATGGTAGTCGAACGTGTATTCGTGGGTCATCGCCGCGAAGACGAGATAACCGCCGGTCGTGTGCAGCACGCCCTTCGGCTTGCCGGTCGAACCCGACGTGTAGAGGATGAACAGCGGATCTTCCGCTTTCATCTTCGCCGGCTCGCAGTGCTCCTTCACGGTGGCGATTTCCTGGTGGTACCAGAGGTCGCGGCCGGGCGCCCAGCCGGTCTTGCCGCCGGTGCGGCGCACCACCACGACCTTGTTGACGATCACGTGCTGGCGGGCCGCGATATGGATCGCCGTATCGGTATTGTCCTTGAGCGGCACCGGCTTTCCGCCGCGCACACCCTCGTCGCAGGTGATCACGAAGGTGGACTGGCAGTCGATGATGCGGCCGGCCAGCGCTTCCGGCGAGAACCCGCCGAACACGACCGAATGCACCGCGCCGATGCGGGCGCAGGCGAGCATCGCATAGGCCGCTTCCGGGATCATCGGCATGTAGATGGTGACGCGGTCGCCCTTCTTGACGCCGTGTTTCTTCAAGACGTTGGCGAGCCGGCAGACCTGATCGTAAAGCTGGTTATAGGTGATCTTCTTGTCGATATAGGGATTGTCGCCTTCCCAGATCAGCGCCGTGCGCTCCCCATGGGTCTTCAGGTGGCGGTCGATGCAATTGTAGGAGACGTTGGTCAGGCCGTCCTCGAACCACTTGATCGAGACCTTGCCCTTGAAGGAGGTATTCTTGACTTTGGTATAGGGCTTGAACCAGTCGATGCGCTTGCCGTGCTTGCCCCAGAACTTGTCCGGATCCTCGACGCTCTCCTCGTACCATTTTTCGTATTTGTCCTTGTCGATGAGCGCTTTCGCTTTGGCAGACTTGAGGACCGGGTAGACTTTTTCGGACATGAACACCTCCC
It encodes:
- the acs gene encoding acetate--CoA ligase codes for the protein MSEKVYPVLKSAKAKALIDKDKYEKWYEESVEDPDKFWGKHGKRIDWFKPYTKVKNTSFKGKVSIKWFEDGLTNVSYNCIDRHLKTHGERTALIWEGDNPYIDKKITYNQLYDQVCRLANVLKKHGVKKGDRVTIYMPMIPEAAYAMLACARIGAVHSVVFGGFSPEALAGRIIDCQSTFVITCDEGVRGGKPVPLKDNTDTAIHIAARQHVIVNKVVVVRRTGGKTGWAPGRDLWYHQEIATVKEHCEPAKMKAEDPLFILYTSGSTGKPKGVLHTTGGYLVFAAMTHEYTFDYHDGDIYWCTADVGWVTGHSYIVYGPLANCATSLMFEGVPNFPDQGRFWEIIDKHKVNIFYTAPTAIRSLMGAGDEFVKRSSRESLRLLGTVGEPINPEAWEWYYNVVGDKRCPVVDTWWQTETGGHMITPLPGATDLKPGSATKPFFGVKPELVDNEGKVLEGAADGNLCITDAWPGMMRTLYGDHDRFIEAYFSTYKGKYFTGDGCRRDEDGYYWITGRVDDVLNVSGHRLGTAEVESALVSHHLVSEAAVVGYPHNIKGQGIYCYVTLMSGHEGNDALRQELVKHVRQEIGPIAAPDKIQFAPGLPKTRSGKIMRRILRKIAEDDFGSLGDISTLADPGVVDDLIANRQNKAG